In Humulus lupulus chromosome 6, drHumLupu1.1, whole genome shotgun sequence, a single genomic region encodes these proteins:
- the LOC133786177 gene encoding wall-associated receptor kinase-like 9 — MMSLPNYYLFVNVIIIGSLLLMTIMSTLASLIARPGCQVKCGNVDIPYPFGIGPSKCFLDKQFEISCDNNSSTPVLKHTQLQVLNISLIPDGRYRGIADYDYDSQWIVVRNPISFFDCGNKTIRQKSANLAGTQFYYSRGNVFIAVSCGALAKFVTKSGNMLFQNGCSSNSTTTTSASHNIIDFSNCDGVECCTTSVVFPSDVVGSSFEISMDNDSSGTPANHCQCKYAFLIDYDEIDKHKTFGDLDYVPVRLSWSLNSTYFDVFKTRVMPLPTRTSNFHCWTLTDNNNYRLLKSPLDRIHDCSCRGGFRGNPYLVGGCSEDINECIEGIAFCPGGSTCVNTFGGYHCSYKRMAIFIGVGAGFPTGALILVFGMWRLHNFRKKRKAVQQKKAFFKGLLLEQQMQTSENNVEQTKLFDLKELEKATNHFSMDRILGQGGQGTVYKGMLEDGKIVAIKKSKIIDEAKLSQFINEVVILTQINHRNVVKLLGCCLETDLPFLVYEFIPNGTLSEFIHQRNMEFPFTWSMRLRIATEVAGALSYLHSGASFPIYHRDVKSTNILLDEKLRAKVADFGTSRTISLEQTHLTTLVYGTFGYLDPEYFQLSQFTDKSDVYSFGVILVELLTGQKVICATRSEEGKSLATYFKMTMKENSLFDILDGQVLKDAPKKEIIVVADLAQRCLHLSGRNRPTMKEVAKELERIQVIDNKDSKGSQHDYVELAYAQPEIADSWNNSTSSIELTFDSAATSFSLHQELSLL; from the exons ATGATGAGTCTGCCGAACTACTACTTGTTTGTTAATGTTATTATAATtggatcattattattaatgacaATAATGTCCACACTAGCTTCACTTATTGCAAGACCAGGTTGCCAAGTAAAGTGTGGAAATGTAGATATTCCATACCCTTTCGGAATTGGACCATCCAAATGTTTTCTTGACAAACAATTCGAAATCTCCTGCGATAACAACTCTTCTACGCCTGTTCTCAAACACACTCAGCTACAGGTACTTAATATTTCATTAATTCCTGATGGTAGATATCGTGGTATTGCTGATTATGATTACGATTCCCAATGGATTGTGGTGAGAAACCCCATTAGTTTCTTCGATTGCGGAAACAAGACAATAAGGCAAAAATCAGCAAATTTAGCAGGAACCCAGTTTTACTATTCGCGTGGCAATGTATTCATTGCAGTAAGTTGTGGTGCCCTGGCCAAGTTCGTAACAAAGTCAGGCAACATGCTCTTCCAGAATGGATGCTCATCCAATAGTACAACAACTACATCAGCTAGTCATAATATTATTGATTTTAGTAATTGCGATGGCGTTGAATGTTGTACTACTTCCGTCGTCTTCCCTTCGGATGTTGTGGGCAGCAGCTTCGAAATCTCCATGGATAATGATTCTTCTGGTACTCCTGCAAATCATTGCCAATGCAAATATGCATTCTTGATAGATTATGATGAAATTGAtaaacataaaacatttggtgaTCTGGATTATGTTCCCGTCCGGCTAAGTTGGTCCCTTAACAGTACGTATTTCGATGTATTTAAAACACGTGTTATGCCATTGCCAACCAGAACTAGCAACTTCCATTGTTGGACTTTGACGGACAATAATAACTACCGCCTTTTAAAATCCCCTTTAGATCGGATACATGATTGTTCGTGCAGGGGTGGGTTTCGAGGGAATCCCTATCTGGTGGGTGGGTGTAGTGAAG ATATTAATGAATGCATTGAGGGAATAGCATTTTGCCCTGGAGGCTCTACTTGCGTGAACACTTTCGGGGGCTATCACTGTAGTTATAAACGCATGGCTATCTTTATAG GTGTAGGAGCTGGGTTTCCTACTGGAGCATTAATTCTAGTTTTTGGCATGTGGAGATTACACAATttcagaaagaaaagaaaagcagTTCAACAGAAGAAAGCATTTTTCAAAGGTCTTTTGTTGGAACAACAAATGCAAACAAGTGAAAACAATGTTGAACAAACCAAGTTGTTTGATTTAAAAGAGTTAGAGAAGGCAACTAATCATTTTAGTATGGATAGAATTCTTGGCCAAGGAGGTCAAGGAACTGTGTACAAAGGAATGTTGGAAGATGGAAAGATTGTTGCTATAAAGAAGTCTAAAATAATTGATGAAGCCAAACTTTCTCAATTCATTAATGAGGTTGTCATTCTTACGCAAATCAATCATAGAAATGTTGTTAAGTTATTGGGATGTTGTTTGGAGACAGATCTTCCATTTCTAGTTTATGAATTCATACCAAACGGGACACTTTCTGAGTTTATTCATCAGAGAAATATGGAGTTTCCTTTTACATGGAGCATGCGATTGCGAATTGCAACTGAAGTTGCAGGAGCTCTTTCATACTTACATTCAGGGGCTTCTTTTCCAATTTATCATCGAGATGttaagtctacaaacatactccTAGATGAAAAATTGAGAGCAAAAGTTGCAGATTTTGGTACATCAAGAACTATTTCCTTAGAGCAAACTCACTTGACCACTTTAGTTTATGGCACATTTGGTTATCTAGATCCAGAATATTTTCAATTAAGCCAATTTACAGATAAGAGTGATGTTTATAGTTTTGGAGTGATTCTTGTCGAGCTCTTGACTGGACAAAAAGTAATATGTGCAACAAGGTCTGAAGAAGGAAAAAGTTTGGCGACATATTTCAAAATGACAATGAAGGAAAACAGTCTTTTTGACATTCTTGATGGTCAAGTTCTCAAAGATGCGCCAAAAAAAGAGATCATAGTTGTTGCTGATCTTGCACAGAGATGCTTACATTTGAGCGGAAGGAATCGACCTACCATGAAAGAAGTAGCAAAGGAGCTAGAGAGGATACAAGTCATTGATAATAAAGATTCAAAGGGTAGTCAACATGATTATGTAGAGTTAGCATATGCACAACCTGAAATTGCAGACTCTTGGAATAATTCTACATCGTCAATAGAGTTAACTTTTGATAGTGCTGCTACTAGCTTCTCGTTGCATCAAGAATTATCATTGTTGTAA
- the LOC133786178 gene encoding cytochrome c oxidase assembly protein COX15-like, translating into MTLWLAAWVFSMVVLGGVTRLTRSGLSMTDWKFSGGLPPLSDEEWLQEFEKYKQSPEYKRVNRGMSIDDFKFIYWMEYAHRMWGRALGIMFALPFSYFLRKAYITLRLGLKLSTLFALGAGQGLIGWWMVKSGLE; encoded by the exons ATGACTCTTTGGCTCGCTGCTTGGGTGTTTAGTATGGTCGTACTTGGAGGTGTTACACGACTAACAAGATCTGGTCTTTCGATGACTGATTGGAAGTTCAGTGGTGGGCTCCCTCCTCTATCTGATGAGGAATGGTTACAGGAATTCGAGAAGTACAAGCAGTCCCCTGAATATAAGCG GGTTAATCGAGGAATGAGCATTGATGATTTCAAATTTATATACTGGATGGAATATGCTCATCGTATGTGGGGAAGAGCTCTTGGTATCATGTTTGCTTTGCCATTTTCATATTTTCTTCGTAAGGCATATATTACCCTACGACTTGGACTGAAACTCTCTACTCTTTTCGCCCTTGGTGCTGGGCAGGGGCTGATTGGATGGTGGATGGTTAAAAGTGGTTTAGAG